The sequence below is a genomic window from uncultured Stenotrophomonas sp..
CATCCGCGCCGCGGCCGGCTTGGTGATGGCCAGTTGCCATTCCGCCTGCGGCCAGGCCGGGTCGGCGCTGATGCGCGCCTGCGGCGCATAGATCGTGATGGGGTCGCGGTTGTTGCTGCTCAGCAGCGAGCAGCCGGCCAGTGCCAGCAGACAGAACGGGGTGAGCAGGCGTGTCGGCAGGGAGCGCTTCATTTCGGTTCGAACTCCTTGGGGGCATCGCGGCCGAGCAGGTAGCGCACGGGGTTGTTTTCGAGGCGATCACTGACCCGGCGCAGGTCGCGGATTAGCCCGCGCAGCTCGGTCAAGGTGGGGCCGAGCTGGGCCAGGCCATCATTGGCGAAGCTGTTGATGGCGGCGCGGTTCTCGCCAAGGATGGCATCGGCATTGCCGGCGGCCGATTCCAGCTTGCCCAGGCTGGCGTCGAGCTTTTCCAGCGTGGCCGGCAATTGCCGCACGATGTTCTGGTCCAGGTGCTGGAGGGTACCGTTGGCGGTGGCGAGGGTGGCGTTGAGGTTGCGCGCGGCGTCGCGTGCCTCGACCAGCAGCGCCTGGGTACCCTGGTCGCGGTCGGCCAGCCCGCTGCTGATGGTTTCCAGGTGGGCCAGGGTATTGGAAATGCGGCCCACGTTGTCGTCGCTGAGCAGTTCGTCCATGCGCTCGACCACGCGGTTGGCCACGTCGGT
It includes:
- a CDS encoding ABC transporter substrate-binding protein, whose amino-acid sequence is METKANYVLIGAFTLIVGLSLLGFGLWAAKYSSDRTWQEYRVVFDEAVTGLSVGSPVQYNGIAVGSITELTLAPDDPRKVIAKVRLNSTTPVKTDTRAKLAITSLTGPSIIQLSGGSPQAPALTTASREPVPTILTTPSALQNITDVANRVVERMDELLSDDNVGRISNTLAHLETISSGLADRDQGTQALLVEARDAARNLNATLATANGTLQHLDQNIVRQLPATLEKLDASLGKLESAAGNADAILGENRAAINSFANDGLAQLGPTLTELRGLIRDLRRVSDRLENNPVRYLLGRDAPKEFEPK